Below is a window of Plasmodium gaboni strain SY75 chromosome 6, whole genome shotgun sequence DNA.
TATCAATTCagtatttatatatagcTGTGGATATGTAGGCCAActtgaatatatttttaagtAGTTTCTAATATCGCAATCttctaatatattaaatgtttcatattttattttcaaacTATTTAACATGAATATAACTGCATTACTAAATTTACATTGTGGAAATGTTTTCGTTCCCttcataaataaaataattttgttattttttaaaagactctgtattcttttaataatttctttttctgTATATTTCTCTTTATCTTTTGGTTTATCTgtttcattatttttttcttctgTTTTTTCATTGTTTGTTATGGTCTgcatatattttcttaaaaaaaatgttatacTTCCTATATTCGTATtgataaaatttttaattaattgTGATTTCTCATAAAACTGaaattcatatttattattatcatccacatcatttataacatatatCTTAAGAACACTAGAATAATCTTCtaacattatttttaatatatctatatgAGAACTATATTCTGCAGAAGTACTCgaatttatataaaataattgatatccattattttcttctatatatttccttTGCTCCTCAACCTTGATAAActccatttttttttttaaattaaacGATTAAAAGACTATTTGTGggtatatataaaatatatatatataaaatatatatatatatatatatatatatatatatatatatataaatattttaatttataataataaaaagattaATTTATAACAAAAACTTCAacaagaaaataaaatgtatttttttatatatatatatatatttttttttttttatgagAAAAATATCAGCTCAcaaataattcatattaaaatataacacTATATTAAATATAGGTATACTcttaaaataaaaatatatacactgatatatatattaaatatatatatattatatatatatattattatatatatacaaaacGGTCCACCTGgtattctttattatattataaaaatattatataggaacatcaattaatatatatatatatatatataattaaaatattcttcTGCCTTAATTACAcattcaaataaaaattatatatataaaaatatatatataaattattatatatatatatattaaaatataagaaaaaggtgcttcatttcttttcttttttttaaggaTAAAACTAAAGGGCTGGCCTTTTGTATACAGTAcaataaatttataataacatatataatatatatatatatatacaatataattatttactatatacatatatataatatatatataatatacatataatatattacaattttatgtatatatttacatacATAATCctttataaaaaaaaaaaaaaaatcattgactatattaatataatatatatatatatatataggtttttttttttttttttcttatttaaaaaaaaaattttcatatcgagtgaaaaaagaaacgtaatattgtatattattatatataatatataaagttttaaaaaatatatttataatataatatatataatatatatatgtaataatatttatattttattttaaaataatattattttgattctttttataaaattttcagtatgttaattttttatatgttattaataatattattcttttttaacAGTATAAATTTCTCTCCctattattttattattatgtagTTTTTACAACATGTaagaaaatttttataatttttataaaaaaaataaaaaaagaactatattatatattatatatataaataaatgtataacatttatatatattatattataatattttagattattatataagtgagaataataagaaattataattatatttaaaaaattgtaatctattttttttttttttcaagtTGAAAAcacaaaagaaaaaagtaaaattattaaaaaaaaaaaaaaaaaaaaaaaaaaaaattattttttataatataaaaaataaaatattttaaaaaaaaaaaaaaaaaaNNNNNNNNNNNNNNNNNNNNNNNNNNNNNNNNNNNNNNNNNNNNNNNNNNNNNNNNNNNNNNNNNNNNNNNNNNNNNNNNNNNNNNNNNNNNNNNNNNNNNNNNNNNNNNNNNNNNNNNNNNNNNNNNNNNNNNNNNNNNNNNNNNNNNNNNNNNNNNNNNNNNNNNNNNNNNNNNNNNNNNNNNNNNNNNNNNNNNNNNNNNNNNNNNNNNNNNNNNNNNNNNNNNNNNNNNNNNNNNNNNNNNNNNNNNNNNNNNNNNNNNNNNNNNNNNNNNNNNNNNNNNNNNNNNNNNNNNNNNNAATATTTTagatttttataaaaatgaaaaaaaaaaaaaatattaataatattaaaaaaattataattatttttttttttttttaaaatgaaaaaaaaaaaaaaaaaaaaaaaaaaaataaaaaaaaaaaaaaaaaaaaaaaacatgatatgtttgttattatattataatatgaatgttttacaaataaaaaaaagaaaaaaaaaaaaaaaaagatatgAAATATAAGTTAAGtacattataaatattattattattataaagatgaaaaaaaaagtaaaataaagagaatatttatatattttggattaaataatatatatatatattatatatatatatatatatatatatattaatcaTATTGAGAAGATCgttttaaaaataaaatatatattaaatatatattttacttatataatatatgtgaCCACAAATGGATATGATATGTATTTAAGGAAgaagaatattttattttattttatttgtacataatatttattatattttgacCTCTTGATGGTTTCTGTCgtattttataaatatatgtaaatatagatatagataaatattaattatcacagaaataattatttagATGAGAAAGGGGTcttaaaagaaaaattattttacttacatatatgtacattaaaaaaataaatatataataaataagaaaatattgTTTAAAAGGCGTACACCTGCATATATAGGTATATATCTTATGCTGAATCCATAAAAAACATCATGATGACTTATAATCAAACACTACaaagataataaaagttaaaatatgtgtatgtttataatatttatataaatacaattttatatatatatatatataatagtaataataaattaaaaaaaaaaaaaaaaaaaatacgTACACTCttttatgttataaaatttatGCTGGTACCAGCGAAATAATttaacataataaaataaagtaacaaaaaaaaataaaatatatataatatatataatatatatatatagtatatattttaattatatagCTTCGTAACTTATTTAAACGAGgaaaaacatataatacatatagatacatatatatatatatatacaagagaaataagaaaaaaaaaaaaaaatgagcaaaaataaaaagggAAAAAAGAAGGAAGATCTCGATGCTATTTTGGCCGAATTAGGAattgaagaaaaaagaGAAGATGATGTAAAAGCAAATGAAAACGAAGAGAATGAACCTACAAAAATATCCAAGTccaaaaagaaaaaagaaaaacagaaacaaaaaaaagaacaaatgaaaaataaagaagaagGTGGAAAGGATGATGAAAAAGGTATAGACGACGATAAAAATGTAGATGGTGAAAAAGATTTGGAAGACAAAAAAGATATtgatgataaaaaagatacagaggaaaaaaatgatgataacCAAAAGGAAGGTGATAATCAGAATGATGCTGATACAcagaaaaagaaaaaaaacaaaaagaaaaaagataaagaaaaaaaatcaGTTGGAGGTGGTACAGGAGCTATGTCTGAAATAGCCAAAGCAGCTGCTGAAAGATTAAGgttattaaaagaatatgaagagaaaaagaaagaagaagaaagattaaaaaaagaagaagaagaagaaagaattagaaaagaagaagaagaaaaagaaaaaaaaagaattgctaaattagaaaaaaaaatgcaattaaaaaaagaaggTAAATTATTAAGTGCTAAAGCTAAagaagagaaaaaaaaaaatgaaatatatttaaaacaGTTGAAAGAATCAGGTTTGTTAATAGAACCTAGAGAAAAAAGTAAATCtgaatttataaatttggatataaataaaacaaaattattattaaaaaagaaaaaaacgAAATCAATAATGGTACCAGCAccaaataataataatttaaatgatgatgatacaaataataaacagATGTTATCTAATAGTAGccaaaaattaaatgatgaagatgaaTTGCAAGGTTCTCAAAAAGTTGATGAAAAAGATATTGTGTTGGATAATTGGGAAGACTTTTTACATATAGATGAAGCAAAGAAAAAGGAACAAGAAGAAATTgaaagaaaagaaaaagaaagaaaagaaaaagaaaaagaagaaagaGAAAAAGAAAGGAAATCTAATCTAAATAGTGGTGGTAGTAGTACGCTTCATGGTAGGAAAAgttttcatataaaaaatgatatattaatgagaaaaggaaataaaaaaaaaatggataATGAATTagatgatgatgataataatgaatatagATCTGCTATAGTTTGTATATTAGGTCATGTAGATACAggaaaaacaaaattattagaTAAATTAAGACATACCAATGTACAAGATAATGAAGCAGGTGGTATAACACAACAGATAGGAGCAACATTTTTTCCAAAAGATACATTagataaagaaataaaaaaaattgatgATTCTATAAAATGTTTATCAAAAGGTATTATGATAATAGATACACCTGGACATGaatctttttataatttaagAAAACGAGGTTCATCATTATGTGATATAGCTATTTTGGTTATAGATTTAATGCATGGTCTAGAACAACAGACAAAAGAATctatacaaatattaaaacaaaGAAATTGTCCATTTGTTATAGctttaaataaaatagacAGATTATATATGTGGAATAAAAATGACTGGTCACcatttaataatacatttaaaaaacaaaaacCAGATACACAAGAAGAATTTCATGATagattaaaaaatatattaaacgAATTATCAGAACAAGGATTAAATTGTCAATTATATTGGGAAAATATGAACCCAAGAAAATATGTATCTATAGTACCAACAAGTGCAATAACAGGTGAAGGTATTGCAGATTTAATTATGGTATTAGTAAAACTAACACAAACTTTtatgttaaaaaatattcaataTCATGATAAATTAGAATGTACTGTATTAgaagtaaaaaatattgaagGATTAGGAACAACTATAGATGTAATTTTAACAAATGGTATATTAAGAGAATCTGATACTATTGTGCTATGTGGAATAAATGGACCAATAGTAACTGTAATTAGAGCATTGTTAACACCACAACctttaaaagaattaagaattaaaaatgaatatatacatcataaatatattaaagcTTGTATAGGAGTTAAAATTTCTGCAAATAATTTAGAAGAAGTCTTATGTGGTACATCATTATTTGTTGTAAATAATTtagaagaagaagaagaatataaaaagaaagtCATGACAGATGTATCGGATGTATTTAATCATGTAGATAAAACAGGTGTTGGTTTATATGTTATGGCCAGTACTTTAGGTTCATTAGAAGcattattaatttttctaaatGATTCCAAAATTCCAGTTTTTGGAGTAAATATAGGAACtattcaaaaaaaagatgTAAAAAAAGCTAGTATTATGAGAGAAAAAGGAAGACCTGAATATGCTGTAATATTAGCATTCGATGTAAAAATTGATCCAGAAGCTGAAAAAGAAGCAGCGCTTTTAGGTGTAGAAATTATGCaaaaagatattatatatcatctCTTCGATTCTTTTACTgcatatttaaaaaaaatagaagaagaaaaaaaacaaagCAAAATTACAGATGCTATATTCCCATGTGAACTTTCAATTATCAATGattgtatatttaataaaaaagatcCAATCGTTATAGGAGTAAGAGTAGAATGTGGGCAACTCAAAATTGGAACACCTCTTTTTATACctgaaaaaaatattaaaatagGTAATGTAGTAAGTGTAcaaagtaataaaaaaaatttcgATAAAGCTAGAAAAGGAGATGAAGTCTGTATTAAAATATGTGGTGAACCACATGTAACATATGGAAAACATTTTGATTCAACACAAAAAATTTATAGCAAAATTACAAGAGAAAGTATAGATATTCTCAAAGAATATTTTAGAAGTGAACTAACAATGGAAGATTGGAAACTCGTAGTACAGctcaaaaaaatatttaacattgtataaaaatatcacaaatatgttattattaatattaattcGTAGGCGTGTAATCCATGTCTCCTGGAGATACCATCATAAGGAGCTTACACCACAAACacaaacatataaataaataaataaatatatatatatatttatatatttatatatttatgttaaTATGTTCATATGGGTGTGTTATGctttttataaattcatTGATATGTGCATTTCGAGGAGGTTCTTTATTTCTTGTATCCTCCCCGggttatatatatatatatatttatatataaagaagaaaaattatacacccatttaatatacatatattaaatggtttaattcaaatatatcATGTATTAATAGCATATCttgttatataaacatatttttttatattttactttttatttatttttaaaattttctttttcctttttttttttttttttgaaaaacTTATCATtctatatttaattatacttataaaagaaagaaaTGTGTATTCCATTCttttatgaaatataaatatatatatatatatatatgtatatattatttatatattttttttttttattttttttttaatccATTCATTTATATTGCATTTACCATTGTtaatatttgaatatttaaaaagaaaaaaaaaaaaaaaaaaatgtgtaTACCTACATATTGTCAAATgttacaaatatatttatagacaaatataattgtaaatataatatgtgtttcataatttttatatatttttttttagaaactcttttttttaaattataagaaaataaattattataaaataaataatcacatataaataaatatatatttatatatatatatatatatatatatataatatttttagGGAAGGgtaaatatgaatataaattaaaaaaaaaaaaaaaaaattcattttaatataaaaaattcttACTTTCTGTCATTTCTTATAAGGACTGAATATAATATGcttctttttcatttctgTCTTTGAATggttttattataaataataataaaaaaaaaaaaaaaaaaaaatacata
It encodes the following:
- a CDS encoding glutaredoxin-like protein, which produces MEFIKVEEQRKYIEENNGYQLFYINSSTSAEYSSHIDILKIMLEDYSSVLKIYVINDVDDNNKYEFQFYEKSQLIKNFINTNIGSITFFLRKYMQTITNNEKTEEKNNETDKPKDKEKYTEKEIIKRIQSLLKNNKIILFMKGTKTFPQCKFSNAVIFMLNSLKIKYETFNILEDCDIRNYLKIYSSWPTYPQLYINTELIGGHDIIKAMYDNNELDLIIPDDCFEE
- a CDS encoding putative translation initiation factor IF-2; translated protein: MSKNKKGKKKEDLDAILAELGIEEKREDDVKANENEENEPTKISKSKKKKEKQKQKKEQMKNKEEGGKDDEKGIDDDKNVDGEKDLEDKKDIDDKKDTEEKNDDNQKEGDNQNDADTQKKKKNKKKKDKEKKSVGGGTGAMSEIAKAAAERLRLLKEYEEKKKEEERLKKEEEEERIRKEEEEKEKKRIAKLEKKMQLKKEGKLLSAKAKEEKKKNEIYLKQLKESGLLIEPREKSKSEFINLDINKTKLLLKKKKTKSIMVPAPNNNNLNDDDTNNKQMLSNSSQKLNDEDELQGSQKVDEKDIVLDNWEDFLHIDEAKKKEQEEIERKEKERKEKEKEEREKERKSNLNSGGSSTLHGRKSFHIKNDILMRKGNKKKMDNELDDDDNNEYRSAIVCILGHVDTGKTKLLDKLRHTNVQDNEAGGITQQIGATFFPKDTLDKEIKKIDDSIKCLSKGIMIIDTPGHESFYNLRKRGSSLCDIAILVIDLMHGLEQQTKESIQILKQRNCPFVIALNKIDRLYMWNKNDWSPFNNTFKKQKPDTQEEFHDRLKNILNELSEQGLNCQLYWENMNPRKYVSIVPTSAITGEGIADLIMVLVKLTQTFMLKNIQYHDKLECTVLEVKNIEGLGTTIDVILTNGILRESDTIVLCGINGPIVTVIRALLTPQPLKELRIKNEYIHHKYIKACIGVKISANNLEEVLCGTSLFVVNNLEEEEEYKKKVMTDVSDVFNHVDKTGVGLYVMASTLGSLEALLIFLNDSKIPVFGVNIGTIQKKDVKKASIMREKGRPEYAVILAFDVKIDPEAEKEAALLGVEIMQKDIIYHLFDSFTAYLKKIEEEKKQSKITDAIFPCELSIINDCIFNKKDPIVIGVRVECGQLKIGTPLFIPEKNIKIGNVVSVQSNKKNFDKARKGDEVCIKICGEPHVTYGKHFDSTQKIYSKITRESIDILKEYFRSELTMEDWKLVVQLKKIFNIV